The Cyanobacteriota bacterium DNA window TAATGTTTATCAGACTAAACCGAATAATGGGTCTCCGCCTCCCGTATGATAATGAGTACACTCATGAAGTTGTGTAAAAAGGGGCTTTTATTAACGTGGCTATTCCTCTCTTACAATACTCTCCCACCACTAACAACCAGCGCGTAGCTAGTTTTGAAACTGTACCAGGCGACGAGCAGCCCAGGATTTTTACAACGGATAACCTGCTCTTCGGCTCTGACATGGATGCTTTAATCGAAGCAGCCTATCGTCAAATATTCTTCCATGCATTTGCTTGGGATCGAGAGATAGCTCTGGAATCTCAACTTCGCAATGGACAGATTACTGTTCGTGGTTTTATCCGTGGATTGTTGCTATCTAAGACCTTTATTGATAGCTTCTACGACAAGAACAGTAACTATCGCTTTGTGGAGCACTGTGTTGAGAAGGTCTTAGGGCGGCGAGTATACAGTGAGCGCGAGAAAATTGCTTGGTCGGCTGTGGTTATGACCAAGGGTGTCAAGGGGTTTGTTGATGAGCTACTCAACAGCCAAGAGTACCTTGAGAACTTTGGCGAAAACATTGTCCCTTATCAGCGGCGGCGTATATTGCCAGGACGCAGTGAAGGTGAACTGCCCTTCAACATCAAATCTCCTCGTTATGATGCTTACTACCGAGCTAAGCTAGGCTTCCCACAAGTGATCTGGCAGACAGTTGTTCGTAGCTACGTGCCTCAAGATCGGCAGCCCAAGGCAGGTAACCCAGCACTATTTCTAGACATGGCACGGAGCATTAATCCGCGCAGCAACCCACCCCAGCGTATTTCTGCGGTCAATATTGACATTGAGAAGACAGTGCCTTACCGCAGATAGTTTACGTCTTACGCATAACACTAGACAGTTAATTAAAAAGAGCTTAAAGCACCTATGCCTTAAGCTCTTTTATTCTTTATCGTGCAACTACCAGCCATGCACCTACGTCTGGATTTGATACATCTATAACCTGCCGATAACTTACCCGACAAACCCATCTGT harbors:
- a CDS encoding phycobilisome rod-core linker polypeptide, with product MAIPLLQYSPTTNNQRVASFETVPGDEQPRIFTTDNLLFGSDMDALIEAAYRQIFFHAFAWDREIALESQLRNGQITVRGFIRGLLLSKTFIDSFYDKNSNYRFVEHCVEKVLGRRVYSEREKIAWSAVVMTKGVKGFVDELLNSQEYLENFGENIVPYQRRRILPGRSEGELPFNIKSPRYDAYYRAKLGFPQVIWQTVVRSYVPQDRQPKAGNPALFLDMARSINPRSNPPQRISAVNIDIEKTVPYRR